The nucleotide sequence ATCATACCGGTAAAATCACCTATTAGAAAAATTACCTGGTGTCCCAGTTCCTGAAAATGCTTTAACTTTTGTATCAGCACTGTGTGTCCAAGATGCAAATCGGGAGCTGTCGGATCGAAACCGGCTTTTACCCTGAGAGGCTTCTCTTCTTTTATAGATCTCTCTATCTTTCTAACCAGCTCTTCTTCAACGATAATCTCTTCAGCCCCTCTTTTTATGTGCTGAAGCTGATCTTTTAAAGGCAACAAATTCTCCTCCTACAAATACATTTTATTCAGATAAATATCAATAATCCTGTTACCATAGAAAATATAAAAAATTGTTGCAAGAGAAATAAAGGGGCCGAATGGAATTGGGAAGTTCCGGCTTTTTTTCCAAACAATAAACGGCAGCCCCACAATTACACCTGCGAGCGAGCTGAAAAATAATATGAAAAACAAAGGTTTAAAACCGAGAAAAGCACCGATCATAGCAAAAAGTTTCAAATCGCCGCCGCCCATGCCCTCTTTTTTTGTCAGAATGTAATAAACGAATGAAGGAACCCACAGAATCAAAAACCCTGCAGCAGCTCCGATGACAGAATTGATTATACCCGGATTGAAAAAAAAGGATAGTATTAAACCGGCACCGATGCCGCCAATGGATATTTCATCCGGGATTATGCCGCACTCATATTTTTCATCGAATGCGGTAAACAGATCTGTAAAAGCTGCGGTAAGCAACAGAAAAACAAAAACAAGATATTTTATCAGGATAAGGCTGAAACCGATTTTAATATAAACAGATAAAAATAAAAATGCTGTAACAAACTCCACCAGAGGGTACTTAAGTGAAATTTTTTCACCGCAATTCCGGCATTTACCCCTGAGTAAAATGAAACTGAGCAGTGGGATATTGTCGTAAAACCTAATTTTGGATGCACAGGCAGGACAGCTTGAAGACGGTGTTACTATTGAAACCCCGTCAGGTAAACGGGCAATAAGTACATTCATAAAACTTCCGAAAATTAAGCCGAGTATAAAAACAAGGGTAGGAATCATCTGAAAATACTATCCGATCTTACTAAAATATAATTTTTTGTGTTTTGTTAAGTGACAATGCCTAAAGATATAAAGACCAAGAATATTCAAAGGTAAAATAAAAACTTTGCTACTGCTAAACGTCATTATCCACCCCTTCTGCAGACAAAAAGATTAAACCGTGCTTGTCGGCAAATTTCACACACTCTTCAAAATCCACAACAAAAGTTCTACCGGCCTCAACAGCCAATACAGAGCCGTTATTATCTGCGATTTTCTTCAATGTGTCAATACCGACTGTAGGTACGTCAAACCGTTCGTCCTGCCGGGGTTTGGCTGTTTTTACAACGACTGCTTTCCCGCGGGCTAATCTGCACCCGCGCTCTATTGCAGCATCTGTGCCTTCTATGGCTTCCACGGCCATAACAGCTTTATTTTTAACCACCACAGTCTGACCGATGTCAAGCCTTCCCAGCTCAATGGCAGAATCCAGGCCGAACCGGATATCCTCCAACTGTTTTTTATCCGGTTTCTTTTTGGTGAACACCCCTTTACCGGCAAGAAGACTTTTTAATATCTCCGTTTGTTTTAAAACCTTTATCCCTTCATTTTTCAAAAGGTCAACCACGGCAAGCATAATCGTGTCATCCTTCCTGTCCTTCAGGTTTAATAATGTTTTTACTGCGAGCATGTCAAATTTCAGATTACTGTAAATGAGCTCTTTGGTTATTTTTCCGGCAAAAAGGACGCTCTTAATATCCTCTTCCTTTAAAATTTTCAGAATTTTTTTTATTTGTGTAACACTCACAGTATAAATTTTTCTGCTGTAAGGGGAAAGATTTTCGGAAACAGACTCGGATAATGCTATAATAACAACATCATGATCATTTGCCGACAATATTCTGGCAGCAATCAGAGATATTTTACCATAACCGGCGATCAGGCCTATTTTCAAACAGATACCTCACATCGGCCTTCTTTTTTACTGATTATTTCATCAACTTTAAGAGCAAGTTTAAGAGATCTGAGCTCATGTTCAACAGGTATCATTCTTACGACATTTCCTTTGACACAATCCACAAAATGCCTTATTTCAAGCATCAGCGGATTATCTTTGTAGACAAACAGCCTTTCGGTAATATACTCGTTTTTGTATCTGAGCTCCCTCTCACCGAATATATGCTGAGATGAACCTTTACGATAAATATTTATATCCTGATTTGTGTAATCCAGAAATACAAAAGTGTCCTCCTGACTGATGCTGAGGGTCCTGTCCTTTTTCTGCGTTATACGGCTTACAATAATATTGGCAACTGCATTGTTTTCAAAAATAAGATTTACCGAGGCAAAATCAGGCAGATTGGAATAAACTTTGCTTCCTTTTGCCTCAACATCTATTACATCTTTACCGACAATGTTAAGTATAATATCAATGTCATGTATCATCAAATCCAATATGATACTGTCATTCTTCACCCTTTCATCATATGGTCCCACTCTCCTTGACTCTATGAGAAAAGGATTCCTGACGATTTTTTTCAGTTCCTGAACAGCACCGTTAAACCTTTCCACGTGACCGATATGCAGAGTGAGCCCCCGTTGTCTGGCTATTTCAAAAAGCTCCTGGGCTTCTTCAATGTTTGTCGTAATCGGTTTTTCCACAAGCACATGTTTATCGGCCAGAAGACAGTCCTTAACAATTTGATGGTGGTATTTAGTCGGGGCCGCCACCGTGACAGCATCCACCTTATCCAGAATTTCTCTGTAATCTGTGGATCCGGCAACATTGTGGTGTTCCAGTGTTTTATCAAGTACTTCTTTGTTAACATCGCTGAGGGCAGAAAGCTCAATATCTCTGATGGTTTCATACAGGTTCAGATGATATTTCCCCATTCGTCCTAATCCGATTAAACCCATTTTCAACATAACTATCTCCTTAATACCCCGCGTTTTGAATTCTTTAAAAATTCTGCAAATTCTTTCACTTCTGCAGAATCAGCCACTTTAACTATTTCGTTGACTGCATCGTCCAGCAGATATTCTTTATTTAAAAAGATTTTCATAACCTTTTTTAGATTGCTCAACTGCTCTTTTTTAAAACCGCTTCTCCTCAAGCCGACTGAATTTAACCCGTGTATCTTTGCAGGATTTCCTTCAGCCAGGCAGAAAGGGGGTACGTCCTTGGCAATTCTTGAAAATCCGCCTATCATAGCACCCTTGCCAATTCTGACAAACTGGTGTATCCCGGCCATTCCGCCGAATACAACATTATCCCCGACAGAAACATGTCCGGACAATCCTACAAAAGACGTGATTATTACATTATTGCCCACTTTACAGTCATGCCCTATATGCGAAGTGGCCATAATATAACAGTTATCACCTATCTCAGTGACCCAGTCCTCTTTTGTACTTGCCCTGTGAATAGTGGAAAACTCCCTGATGGTACAGTTTTTTCCGATAATTAATCTCGTGGCCTCATTTTTGAACCCGATATCCTGAGGAGCTCCACCTATATGAACATTAGGGGAAAGTAAAGTGTTATCACCGATTTCCGTATACGCTTCCACAATGCTGTTTCTGCCGATTCTAACATTTTCACCTATTATGCAACCCTCACCTATAAATGCCCCGGCTTCCACTTGAGCACTCTCAGCAACGACCGCGTCGGAGCTTATCTGGGCACTCATATCTATCATTCTTTCTCCCTGATCATGGCCATAAACTCAGCTTCGCAAACAGTTTCTCCTTTTACAGAAGCAATCCCTTTCATACGCCATATATTTCTTTTACGTTTAAGCAGCTCCGCATCCAATATCAAATTATCACCGGGAACAACAGGTTTTCTGAATTTTACATTTTCTATAGCCATAAAATAAACAAGATAATTGTTCACGTTATCTTCATCTATCCTGTTAAATGCCATAAGCCCACCCGTCTGGGCAAGTGCCTCAACAATAAGAACACCCGGCATCACGGGATTGTCCGGAAAATGACCCTGAAAAAACTGCTCATTAAATGTCACATTTTTCAAAGCCTTAATCTTATCTTCATCTGCTTCCAACACCCTGTCCACAAGCAGAAAAGGATACCTGTGAGGCAGTCTGGATAAAATATCTTTAATGTTCATTTTCCTCTTCCTCTTTTTTCTTCATATACCTGACAACTTTATATAAATCTTTGAAAGCAGTTACATTTCTCCGCCAGAGTTTGTGGTCCACAACAGGGG is from Flexistipes sinusarabici DSM 4947 and encodes:
- a CDS encoding LpxI family protein; this encodes MKIGLIAGYGKISLIAARILSANDHDVVIIALSESVSENLSPYSRKIYTVSVTQIKKILKILKEEDIKSVLFAGKITKELIYSNLKFDMLAVKTLLNLKDRKDDTIMLAVVDLLKNEGIKVLKQTEILKSLLAGKGVFTKKKPDKKQLEDIRFGLDSAIELGRLDIGQTVVVKNKAVMAVEAIEGTDAAIERGCRLARGKAVVVKTAKPRQDERFDVPTVGIDTLKKIADNNGSVLAVEAGRTFVVDFEECVKFADKHGLIFLSAEGVDNDV
- a CDS encoding prepilin peptidase, with amino-acid sequence MIPTLVFILGLIFGSFMNVLIARLPDGVSIVTPSSSCPACASKIRFYDNIPLLSFILLRGKCRNCGEKISLKYPLVEFVTAFLFLSVYIKIGFSLILIKYLVFVFLLLTAAFTDLFTAFDEKYECGIIPDEISIGGIGAGLILSFFFNPGIINSVIGAAAGFLILWVPSFVYYILTKKEGMGGGDLKLFAMIGAFLGFKPLFFILFFSSLAGVIVGLPFIVWKKSRNFPIPFGPFISLATIFYIFYGNRIIDIYLNKMYL
- the lpxA gene encoding acyl-ACP--UDP-N-acetylglucosamine O-acyltransferase, with translation MIDMSAQISSDAVVAESAQVEAGAFIGEGCIIGENVRIGRNSIVEAYTEIGDNTLLSPNVHIGGAPQDIGFKNEATRLIIGKNCTIREFSTIHRASTKEDWVTEIGDNCYIMATSHIGHDCKVGNNVIITSFVGLSGHVSVGDNVVFGGMAGIHQFVRIGKGAMIGGFSRIAKDVPPFCLAEGNPAKIHGLNSVGLRRSGFKKEQLSNLKKVMKIFLNKEYLLDDAVNEIVKVADSAEVKEFAEFLKNSKRGVLRR
- the fabZ gene encoding 3-hydroxyacyl-ACP dehydratase FabZ encodes the protein MNIKDILSRLPHRYPFLLVDRVLEADEDKIKALKNVTFNEQFFQGHFPDNPVMPGVLIVEALAQTGGLMAFNRIDEDNVNNYLVYFMAIENVKFRKPVVPGDNLILDAELLKRKRNIWRMKGIASVKGETVCEAEFMAMIREKE
- a CDS encoding Gfo/Idh/MocA family protein, whose amino-acid sequence is MLKMGLIGLGRMGKYHLNLYETIRDIELSALSDVNKEVLDKTLEHHNVAGSTDYREILDKVDAVTVAAPTKYHHQIVKDCLLADKHVLVEKPITTNIEEAQELFEIARQRGLTLHIGHVERFNGAVQELKKIVRNPFLIESRRVGPYDERVKNDSIILDLMIHDIDIILNIVGKDVIDVEAKGSKVYSNLPDFASVNLIFENNAVANIIVSRITQKKDRTLSISQEDTFVFLDYTNQDINIYRKGSSQHIFGERELRYKNEYITERLFVYKDNPLMLEIRHFVDCVKGNVVRMIPVEHELRSLKLALKVDEIISKKEGRCEVSV